The genomic region CAATTACATGTATACTGCAAAGATTTCTGTTAAGAAAGAGGATGTAAATTTGATGATGTCCTCAGGCCAGATTCTTGGTATTCGATTTCTGGATAAACTCTGCTCTCAAAAACGTGATGTATCTAGTCCTGAAGAGAACACACAGTCCAAGAGCAAATACTGTCTGAAAATAAACCGTCCTATTGGGGAACCTAATGATACCCAAGATGATGAGGTGGAAGAAATTGGAGATCATGACGACAGTCCATCAGATGTGACAGTGGAAGGAACTCCTCCAAGTCAGGAAGATGGAAAATCACCTACCACTACCCTGAGGGTACAAGAGGCGATTCTGAAAGAGCTGGGAAGTGAAGAGGTTCGAAAAGTAAACTGCTACGGCCAGGAAGTAGAGCCTATGGAAACAACTGAATCAAAAGACTTGGGATCTCAGACCCCTCAAGCTTTGACATTTAATGATGGCATAAGTGAAGTGAAAGATGAACAGACACCAGGCTGGACCACTGCAGCTGGGGATATGAAGTTTGAGTATTTGCTTTATGGTCACAGGGAACACATTGTATGTCAGGCTTGTGGTAAGACCTTTTCTGATGAAGCGCGAttgagaaaacatgaaaagctACACACTGCTGATAGACCATTTGTTTGTGAAATGTGTACTAAGGGCTTTACCACACAAGCTCATTTGAAAGAGCATCTGAAAATACACACAGGTTACAAGCCTTACAGTTGCGAGGTATGTGGAAAGTCTTTTATTCGTGCACCAGATCtaaaaaagcatgaaagagTTCACAGTAACGAGAGGCCATTTGCATGCCATATGTGTGATAAAGCCTTCAAGCACAAGTCCCACCTCAAAGACCATGAAAGAAGACACCGAGGAGAGAAACCTTTTGTCTGCAGTTCCTGCACTAAAGCATTTGCTAAAGCATCTGATCTAAAAAGGCATGAGAACAATATgcacagtgaaagaaaacaagttacTACAGCCAATTCCATCCAGAGTGAAACAGAACAGTTACAGGCAGCAGCCATGGCTGCTGAAGCAGAGCAGCAATTGGAAACTATAGCTTGTAGTTAAAAACTAAAGCAGAAACTTTATCAGAAATAATATAAGAAATTAAGTTGAACAAAATCTATTATGGCATACATTTAGACCAAGAATTATCTTTtccagaaaacatgtttttagaGGATTTGAATGCTGCATAGGAACACAGCATTGCTTGGTTAGgtattttgaaacatttcagaGATAGGTATTCTTAGactataaaataattctgttgtCATCAGCAGTACAATGCACTAATACctgatttcatttgaaaatatgatCAAGGTCTCTATAAAATAGGGATCATCACCAGCTGTTTCATCCAGTGTGGAATACTGCATATGATGTCCACATCAAAATCAACgaattatgtttaaaaatgctgagacatcagaaaaataacaaccacaaaaaggaaatatttgtttttcataattttGAAAGTGTTACACCTACAGATGTTGATTCCCTAAGAATACCAACAGATGTGGTTTCCCTAAgctttttaattcttccttttttttcatctaatgTAGGTGCTAGAGGTTGGTACAGCAGAGCGTAAGAGGGGATGGTGatcaaaatacaatttcttcttATTCCATTTCCTCGGATATCCTCTTATTTTAACCAAGGTGACAAGTTTAGTGAAAtacttgcttttcagaaaaaattgtATTGTTCCCATTGGCTGTCAAAGCAAAAAGATTGTCGCATTCATCAGTCCCTTCTGTGGGGAAAAGTCTGCCTggtttgtttctctgttcaCTTATGCAGGCCTCCAGAGATGGGACAGAACCACAGAGGGGAAAGGATGCAGCATGGAGAAGGAGATATTTTCCTTACTCAGACCCAGCAGAAATTAAAGCTAATACAGCTTGAGGCTGTAGTGTTTATGATGCAGCCTACAGTTCACCTAACCTAGCACAGTTAAGACAAAAGAGTGTTTCTGGCAGTTCTGGCAGCTGCAATGGTGAGTGACTGGATGTCACTAACAGACCctcacagcagcagagcacagccACAAGCTGTTGCTTTACCTGCCCGCAGTGTTCAGGCTGGGTTTTGTCATGGCTGGTCATAATAGGTCCCATTCAAGTTTTTAAAACTTCTGCATTGTGACACACCACCTCTCAGAAAAAGTGAGTGATTTCAGTCGTAATTGATCACTAGTGCTCACTAGTAGTCTGTTACTTAGaactgcctatttttttttttttttttttagacaagCTGGGGTAGGTGCTGCTAATTTAACTTAACTCACAGAGTCAACAAAATACATGGTCTTTGGATTGCTGTCTGCCATGTGTAGTTACCAAGAGAAGACCCAATAAGAGCGGTAATGTAATCCAAAGGGATATCAagcctttattttaaatttgtaaaTACTACAACTGTTGTCAAAACTTCTTTTGAAGTTGGAATGGGCAAAAAATCCACACTGGCGATGTGGTTTGTTAACATTGGTCTCTTGCAATACCTGTAGCACATGAAAGTGTTAGACAAGTTTCTTGTAAGTTATTGTGTGGTAGATCACATCTTGCTTTTCTAAACAGAAATTGAAACTAGCCTTTTGGGGACTGTCATATGGAATTTTgattcttggggtttttttggttgtttggagtttttttacaGCTTCGTTTTATTCATGTACTCATCAGGTTAAGAAGTTATCTTAAAATGCCAATAACTCTTTGAAAGCTGGTCTGTAAACAAAACATgaacttaatattttaaaaaatgtaaactttGGACGTTtaccaatatatttttttaaaaggttgcTTCATTTTACATTCAGTAATATTAGTTTGTAAACAAACTATACATTTTGTATCTGTGCAACATCGGAGGATGTGTATTCATTGCATTTTATTGGTTCTCTTGAGGAACATGATAAATGACCAttgttaaaatgttttactgtaTATGATCATAGATATAAAGATAGTAGGTCCAAAATAGGATctactctttttttctaaatatattagTCTTGCTATGTTTCTTATCTAaaattgtgtttgctttttcttagaTGATAAAATTGGGGTTGATAAGTCTGTGCAAAGCAGATCTATTTGATAAGAGTTCGACAGAGTAAAACACAAAGTAAATTTTCCCTAGGTTTCCCATGAAGAGTAAAAGTAGTAATAAGCTTAAATTACAGCAGTGAACATTTACgttaacattaggaaaaacttaaaggcttgaataatttattattagAACAGAATGCTTGGGGTGGTACTGCAGTCTCCACTAGCGGTGATATTCAGGAACGGGTTAGACAAACATCTGTTAGCAATGGTTTAAATAAGGCTAATTTTGCCTTGAAGCTGAGGGATAAGCTAAATAACCTCTCAAGAGCCTGTTTAactttggggtttcttttgaATGCTAGCAAAGTAATAAATGAACATGGAGCTCACTGGGAGAGCAGATATTTGAATGGAAAGACAGAGCTCAAGGCTTACAGTTAGACAAAATTGTCCTCTGACATTTGAGCGCAAGCAATCAACCTATGAATTCAAAATTGTTATAGATAAGCAGGCTTGCATAAGACAGACAAGTGCAAGTGTTATAACATTGTATTTACATCAAAGTAAATTATGCGATTGTTAAATTGTACACCTTTAAGAGTTACATGAGCTTACAGCTATAAGGGCTGTATGATGTTTGTAGCTTTTTAAAACTGGGACAGGTTGTTATTGTACAAACTCTAATAAAAAGATGCACAGAGGCAGGAACAAATGTTACTGTCTCATGTTCCTTGGGCATG from Phaenicophaeus curvirostris isolate KB17595 chromosome 3, BPBGC_Pcur_1.0, whole genome shotgun sequence harbors:
- the ZBTB14 gene encoding zinc finger and BTB domain-containing protein 14, whose protein sequence is MEFFISMSETIKYNDDDHKTVFLKTLNEQRLEGEFCDIAIVVEDVKFRAHRCVLAACSTYFKKLFKKLEVDSSSVIEIDFLRSDIFEEVLNYMYTAKISVKKEDVNLMMSSGQILGIRFLDKLCSQKRDVSSPEENTQSKSKYCLKINRPIGEPNDTQDDEVEEIGDHDDSPSDVTVEGTPPSQEDGKSPTTTLRVQEAILKELGSEEVRKVNCYGQEVEPMETTESKDLGSQTPQALTFNDGISEVKDEQTPGWTTAAGDMKFEYLLYGHREHIVCQACGKTFSDEARLRKHEKLHTADRPFVCEMCTKGFTTQAHLKEHLKIHTGYKPYSCEVCGKSFIRAPDLKKHERVHSNERPFACHMCDKAFKHKSHLKDHERRHRGEKPFVCSSCTKAFAKASDLKRHENNMHSERKQVTTANSIQSETEQLQAAAMAAEAEQQLETIACS